One genomic region from Spirosoma sp. KCTC 42546 encodes:
- a CDS encoding GDSL-type esterase/lipase family protein — protein sequence MKRTVTPPPPRVQPKPISKKRLLLFKGMALLLPFLLMALVEGLLRLVGYGHDLRLFVEDPQQKGFLVMNQYTSEKYFSETENATIGNFEPFPAKKAEGTFRIFVLGESTTIGYPYMHNGSFHRWLQYRLMHTFPDKEFEIINLALTAINTYTVADFAKQLPDYSPDAVLIYTGHNEYYGALGVGSTSGIAHNPLLIQLLIKLRKFRLVQLLANTINGIRKAVSGHKIDLRENLMKRMAADQQIVYRSETYQAGIDQFKTNITRLCRQLSEQHIPVFVSNLVSNEKDLKPFISSPGNGESSAQSQFQLATEAYAMGNFANAKKKYVQAKELDRLRFRAPEAMNQLIQYVTATYPGITLVDTKRTFEANSPHGILGQETLLEHVHPNLFGYALLSDAFYEALKKSRLLPDDRTREISLDELRQRMPITTVDSLKGVYEMMILKEGWPFNVPMPPEEKRTKTTEEQLAGALVVKQIAWPDAMNQLVSYYLTQKNFSKALQVTEAQLLEYPYNVALYDQAAKLSVALSRNEQAVTYLKKAFRLENSFERAQPLFITLLKLDRPNEALPYLQYAAAHNSSGFSLNELQTFVQQLIAVKNQFMKDSTNINLSNQLAAGYLKFANTAAATKYINNSLRLDGRNALALQLKQQIQSIKK from the coding sequence ATGAAAAGAACAGTAACGCCCCCTCCACCACGTGTTCAGCCAAAGCCCATCAGCAAAAAGCGGCTGTTGCTGTTTAAAGGAATGGCGTTACTGTTGCCTTTTTTGCTGATGGCCTTAGTAGAAGGGCTTCTCCGACTAGTTGGCTATGGCCATGATCTACGTTTGTTTGTGGAAGATCCGCAGCAGAAGGGGTTTCTGGTCATGAATCAGTACACGTCGGAGAAGTACTTTTCGGAAACGGAGAATGCCACGATTGGCAACTTTGAACCGTTTCCAGCCAAAAAAGCTGAGGGTACGTTTCGAATTTTTGTGCTGGGTGAATCAACCACCATTGGCTATCCATACATGCACAACGGTTCCTTCCATCGCTGGTTGCAATACCGATTGATGCACACCTTCCCGGATAAGGAATTTGAGATCATCAACCTGGCACTCACGGCCATTAACACCTACACTGTCGCCGATTTTGCGAAGCAACTACCCGATTATAGCCCTGATGCAGTGTTGATTTACACCGGCCATAATGAGTACTATGGAGCCCTGGGTGTTGGATCGACAAGTGGCATTGCTCATAACCCATTGTTGATTCAATTGCTGATCAAGCTTCGGAAATTTCGGCTGGTACAATTACTTGCCAACACGATAAATGGGATTCGGAAGGCGGTTTCCGGTCATAAAATTGACCTGCGCGAAAACCTGATGAAACGAATGGCGGCCGACCAGCAGATCGTTTATCGCTCCGAGACTTATCAGGCTGGCATCGATCAATTCAAGACGAATATAACTAGGCTTTGTCGGCAACTGAGTGAGCAGCATATTCCGGTTTTCGTTAGTAATCTGGTCAGTAATGAAAAAGACCTGAAGCCATTTATCAGTAGTCCTGGTAATGGAGAAAGTTCCGCCCAATCCCAGTTTCAGCTGGCAACCGAAGCCTATGCAATGGGTAATTTTGCTAATGCAAAAAAGAAGTATGTACAGGCCAAAGAACTGGATAGGCTTCGGTTTCGGGCACCGGAGGCCATGAACCAACTCATTCAGTATGTCACGGCTACCTATCCTGGCATTACCCTGGTAGACACAAAACGCACGTTTGAAGCAAATTCACCACACGGCATTTTAGGGCAGGAGACCCTCCTGGAGCATGTTCACCCTAATTTATTTGGCTATGCGCTCCTTTCCGATGCGTTTTATGAGGCCTTGAAAAAAAGCCGGCTACTCCCCGATGATCGCACGCGGGAAATCTCGCTCGATGAATTACGCCAACGGATGCCTATAACGACGGTTGATTCACTCAAAGGCGTTTATGAGATGATGATTCTCAAAGAGGGCTGGCCGTTTAATGTGCCAATGCCCCCCGAAGAGAAACGGACCAAAACAACCGAAGAGCAACTGGCAGGGGCATTGGTGGTCAAACAAATTGCGTGGCCCGATGCCATGAATCAGTTAGTCAGCTATTACCTGACGCAGAAGAATTTCAGCAAAGCATTACAAGTAACAGAAGCCCAATTGCTGGAGTACCCGTACAACGTGGCTCTTTATGACCAGGCGGCAAAGCTTAGTGTAGCCCTGTCCAGGAATGAGCAGGCTGTTACATACCTAAAAAAAGCGTTTCGGCTGGAGAACAGTTTTGAGCGGGCCCAACCGCTTTTTATTACGTTACTTAAACTAGACAGGCCCAACGAAGCCCTACCTTACCTTCAGTATGCGGCTGCTCACAATTCATCCGGATTTAGCCTGAATGAATTACAGACGTTCGTTCAACAGTTAATTGCGGTAAAGAATCAGTTTATGAAGGACAGCACCAACATCAATCTGAGCAATCAACTGGCCGCTGGCTACCTCAAATTTGCGAATACCGCTGCTGCCACGAAGTATATAAACAACAGCTTACGGCTCGATGGACGCAACGCCCTTGCCTTACAATTGAAGCAGCAGATTCAGTCTATAAAAAAATAA
- a CDS encoding response regulator, translated as MEVLIVDDEPDSLLSLEYMIKKEGYWVFIAHNGAEAFSIIRQELPDLLLLDVMMPQVDGYEVCSL; from the coding sequence ATGGAAGTACTAATTGTTGACGACGAGCCGGATAGTCTACTCTCGCTGGAGTATATGATAAAGAAAGAAGGGTATTGGGTATTCATTGCCCACAATGGGGCCGAAGCGTTCAGCATCATTCGTCAGGAGCTTCCTGATTTGCTGCTGCTGGATGTAATGATGCCTCAGGTAGATGGCTATGAAGTGTGCAGTTTATGA
- a CDS encoding ATP-binding protein, whose protein sequence is MRSSSHPPIQGTSGYVYTWADIRATDNGVGIEPEVQQLIFEKFYQATSQTVRKPKGSGLGLAISKK, encoded by the coding sequence ATGCGATCAAGTTCTCACCCGCCAATACAGGGCACGTCAGGGTATGTTTACACCTGGGCCGATATTCGTGCTACCGACAACGGGGTTGGCATTGAACCGGAGGTGCAGCAACTGATTTTTGAAAAATTTTATCAGGCAACTAGTCAAACCGTTCGCAAACCAAAAGGGAGCGGTCTGGGTTTGGCGATCTCGAAAAAATAA
- a CDS encoding TonB-dependent receptor, which translates to MKNKLPLRVMFGRLLSVSSMQLLLAFCCLSASYAKNPSNYNPRENSPALTADRTLTGRVTDEKSEALPGVSVILKGTQRGTVTDADGRYKLDVPNGTSTLVFSFVGYVSQEVSIGNQASVNVSLKADSKVLDEIVVIGYGTSKKSDLTGAVSGVKEAELLERPAPSLNQQLSGRLPGVQVNNNSGRPGGRTTIRIRGFSSINSSNNPLYVVDGVMLPQGTGDQFSNPIDYINPNDIVNVEVLKDASSTAIYGARGANGVILVSTKKGKAGESRVTYDTQFSVNTIGPNKPQVLNAKQYLATEDLAYANMAKFDPAGWAAGKYTQYDPIVRRKAFSAAHPGVFDANLNPLYDTDWFKESSQNSISQNHQLGFSGGNERTQYSLSLNYRDDQGLIKTSYMKRYSGRFSIDDQVKSWLKIGGTLSYNNQSENLVDINDAVARQIVEDFPFLPVRYPDTGIFAENRDYPLAEGTMSSVHRLMDRKYIQNTQTTLGSLYTNISLAKGLEMRTVLGANVQTQEVNQSQTRTLNIGGNGNASTQNTRTSFWSLENYLTYNKQFGQDHSFTGLLGISWQETNAFRMNGAVSGFATDYFGFNNLGAGATNPSVGSDASRFAFNSYFGRINYGYKNKYLFTATGRADGSSKFGENNKFAFFPSAALAWRISEEDFLKGNAVISNLKLRSSYGLTGNSEIPPYQSLSLLSSTYATIYNDTRVSGTGINRLANPDLRWEKTAQTDVGLEIGLFKGRVNVEMDYYYRLTTDMLLDAPVPRTSGYATIRRNVGSMQNQGFEFSVNSVNVNKGNFTWNTTFNISLNRNKVLSLATPSDIFGVGGPNFTNQTNVIRVGESVGAFWGLTRLGTWSEAEREEAAKFTSYRGGFTILPGDIKYLDVNGDKAITDADRSIIGNGSPKGWGALTNNFKLGNFDATLELQYMYGNQVMLMNLHPSEDRQALANSYTSVLNAWTPTNQNTMIAQVRGTQAGYITNVDSHWVKDGSFLRGKNLLLGYTIPPAVTSRLKLNRLRVYASAQNFFLLVDDPIIGDPEVTPTNQGNDSSAFSQGQIWHNYPKPTTYLVGLQIGL; encoded by the coding sequence ATGAAAAACAAATTACCTCTCCGAGTCATGTTCGGCAGGTTACTCAGTGTATCGAGTATGCAACTTCTGCTGGCATTCTGTTGTCTTAGCGCTAGTTACGCTAAGAATCCATCGAACTACAATCCGCGAGAAAACAGCCCCGCCCTGACCGCAGACCGAACCCTGACCGGTCGGGTTACTGATGAAAAAAGTGAAGCTTTACCGGGTGTAAGTGTTATTCTGAAAGGAACGCAGCGTGGTACCGTTACGGATGCTGACGGTCGATACAAACTGGACGTACCCAATGGTACATCTACACTCGTATTCTCATTTGTTGGCTATGTTTCGCAGGAAGTGAGCATTGGCAACCAAGCATCTGTCAACGTTAGCCTAAAGGCCGACAGCAAGGTGTTGGATGAGATTGTCGTTATCGGTTATGGTACGTCAAAAAAATCGGATTTGACGGGTGCTGTTTCTGGCGTTAAAGAGGCTGAACTGTTGGAGCGGCCAGCCCCTTCGCTGAACCAGCAACTTTCAGGTCGACTACCGGGCGTACAGGTAAACAACAACTCAGGTCGTCCTGGAGGGCGTACTACCATCCGGATTCGTGGATTCAGTTCGATTAACTCCTCGAACAACCCACTTTATGTAGTCGACGGTGTTATGCTTCCACAGGGTACCGGCGATCAGTTCAGTAATCCAATCGACTACATTAACCCGAACGATATCGTGAATGTTGAAGTATTGAAAGATGCTTCTTCGACGGCTATTTATGGAGCACGGGGCGCGAATGGTGTTATTCTGGTCTCGACCAAAAAAGGGAAAGCCGGTGAAAGCCGCGTTACTTACGACACGCAGTTCAGTGTAAATACCATTGGTCCAAACAAGCCACAGGTGTTAAATGCAAAACAGTATTTAGCTACTGAAGATCTGGCTTATGCTAACATGGCCAAATTCGATCCTGCAGGTTGGGCCGCTGGTAAATATACACAGTACGACCCTATCGTAAGACGGAAAGCATTCAGTGCCGCCCACCCAGGCGTTTTTGATGCCAATCTGAATCCGCTATACGATACCGACTGGTTCAAAGAATCATCACAGAATTCAATTTCCCAAAACCATCAATTGGGTTTCAGTGGTGGTAATGAGCGTACTCAGTATTCGCTCTCGCTTAACTATCGGGACGATCAGGGGCTTATCAAAACATCGTACATGAAACGGTATTCTGGCCGCTTCTCTATTGACGATCAGGTAAAAAGCTGGCTCAAAATCGGTGGTACGCTGAGTTACAACAACCAGTCTGAAAATCTGGTGGATATCAATGACGCCGTTGCCCGGCAAATTGTGGAAGACTTTCCGTTCCTGCCTGTACGCTATCCAGATACAGGTATCTTCGCTGAAAACCGCGATTATCCACTCGCAGAGGGAACAATGAGTTCAGTTCACCGCCTGATGGATCGTAAGTACATTCAGAATACCCAGACGACCCTGGGAAGCTTATACACCAACATTAGCCTGGCTAAAGGACTGGAAATGCGGACCGTTTTAGGTGCAAACGTCCAAACACAGGAAGTCAACCAGTCGCAAACCCGTACGCTAAACATTGGCGGCAACGGTAACGCGTCGACTCAAAACACCCGGACTTCGTTCTGGTCGCTGGAAAACTACCTGACCTATAACAAGCAATTTGGCCAGGATCACTCATTTACCGGCTTGTTGGGTATCTCATGGCAGGAAACGAACGCGTTCAGAATGAATGGTGCCGTTAGCGGCTTCGCTACCGATTACTTTGGCTTCAATAACTTAGGCGCTGGTGCTACCAACCCATCTGTTGGTTCAGATGCATCGCGTTTTGCCTTTAATTCCTACTTCGGTCGGATTAACTACGGCTACAAAAATAAATACCTGTTTACAGCAACAGGTCGTGCCGATGGTTCGTCTAAATTCGGGGAAAACAACAAGTTCGCTTTCTTCCCATCGGCGGCTTTAGCCTGGCGTATTTCGGAAGAAGACTTCCTGAAAGGCAACGCGGTTATCTCGAACCTGAAATTACGTTCCAGCTATGGTCTGACAGGTAACTCGGAGATTCCACCTTACCAGTCTCTGTCATTGCTTAGCTCCACCTACGCGACTATTTATAACGACACACGAGTTAGCGGAACCGGTATCAACCGCCTAGCTAACCCCGATCTGCGCTGGGAAAAAACGGCACAGACGGACGTTGGCTTAGAAATTGGCCTCTTCAAAGGACGGGTTAATGTAGAAATGGATTACTACTACCGTCTAACAACCGACATGCTGCTTGATGCACCTGTTCCACGCACCAGCGGTTATGCCACTATTCGTCGGAACGTGGGATCGATGCAGAATCAGGGCTTCGAGTTTAGTGTGAATTCCGTGAACGTTAACAAGGGGAATTTTACCTGGAACACAACGTTTAATATCTCCCTGAACCGCAACAAAGTGCTGTCATTGGCAACACCATCTGACATCTTCGGCGTGGGTGGTCCTAACTTCACGAACCAGACCAATGTCATTCGGGTTGGCGAGTCTGTTGGAGCGTTCTGGGGTCTGACCCGTTTAGGTACATGGAGTGAAGCCGAGCGCGAAGAAGCAGCTAAATTTACCAGCTATCGGGGTGGATTTACCATTCTGCCAGGCGATATCAAGTACTTAGATGTAAATGGTGACAAAGCGATTACTGATGCTGACCGGAGCATTATTGGTAATGGCAGCCCCAAAGGCTGGGGTGCTTTGACCAACAATTTCAAGTTGGGCAATTTCGACGCTACGCTTGAACTGCAGTATATGTACGGCAATCAGGTGATGCTCATGAACCTGCACCCAAGTGAAGACCGGCAGGCGCTGGCGAACAGCTATACATCTGTACTGAATGCCTGGACGCCAACCAATCAGAATACTATGATTGCTCAAGTTCGGGGTACCCAGGCGGGCTATATTACCAACGTAGATAGCCACTGGGTTAAGGATGGCTCATTCCTGCGGGGTAAAAATCTGCTGCTGGGCTACACCATACCGCCTGCGGTCACAAGTAGGTTGAAGCTGAACCGGCTCCGTGTATATGCCTCGGCGCAGAACTTCTTCCTGTTGGTCGATGATCCAATTATTGGTGATCCAGAAGTAACGCCTACTAACCAGGGGAATGATAGTAGCGCCTTCTCGCAGGGTCAAATCTGGCACAACTATCCAAAACCAACTACCTATCTGGTAGGTCTTCAGATTGGCCTGTAA
- a CDS encoding RagB/SusD family nutrient uptake outer membrane protein produces MRHTLVKHISRALLCGFALTGPIGCTDFLKEKAPSNLTPESFYTIPDHAESALASVYASLRFMGDGAGIFSSNWQLLEAITGTSTTETAQNSDLNNLYGLVHDGNTAHVVNYWNGLYRVIANANQVIEKVPGITPMDAAQKTKILGEARFLRASAYFTAVQLWGDIPLITKPQTAVSTDFQPGRTSKEDVYKLIVDDLVAAEAAGLAWMDVSGRANLAAVKTQLAKVYLTMAGFPLSKGASHYKLAADKALEVITYANANPGTINLFTTYYDVHSESTENRIEHLFQLQYNTTVAGNPMDNFYPNFKPVTYNGPGGTGSSVPVPSFYNSYEPGDLRAKDQAGYFYTTYYTNGNGAPFALGAPYVFKHFNRTSNGTSGVAGSRQNNLNVPQIRYAETLLIYAEAQNEVGGPTQAAYDAMKRIRDRATLTTPALGTYTQATFREAVWRERWHELCYEQITWFDMVRLRKVYNDKTNGFDAFVGHINPSSNNQPLQEKHLLLPIPRQELLNNPNLKTQNPGYPGV; encoded by the coding sequence ATGAGACATACACTTGTAAAACATATAAGCCGGGCCTTACTTTGTGGATTTGCCCTTACCGGCCCTATTGGCTGTACGGACTTTCTGAAGGAAAAGGCTCCATCAAACCTGACGCCTGAGAGTTTCTATACCATTCCTGACCATGCCGAATCGGCTCTGGCATCGGTTTACGCCAGCCTGCGATTTATGGGCGACGGGGCAGGTATCTTCTCCAGCAACTGGCAGTTGCTGGAAGCCATAACAGGAACTTCCACAACGGAAACCGCACAAAACTCTGACCTCAATAACCTCTATGGGTTAGTACACGATGGCAATACGGCACACGTGGTTAACTACTGGAATGGCCTGTATCGGGTAATTGCCAATGCGAATCAGGTGATTGAAAAAGTACCTGGAATTACCCCGATGGATGCGGCTCAGAAGACTAAAATTCTGGGTGAGGCACGGTTTCTGCGGGCTTCGGCCTATTTTACGGCCGTTCAATTATGGGGCGATATCCCCCTGATTACGAAGCCGCAAACGGCCGTTTCCACCGATTTTCAACCGGGCCGTACGTCTAAAGAAGATGTGTATAAACTAATCGTCGACGACCTGGTTGCCGCTGAAGCGGCTGGTCTGGCCTGGATGGACGTAAGCGGACGGGCTAACTTAGCCGCGGTCAAAACGCAGTTGGCTAAAGTGTATCTGACGATGGCGGGCTTTCCGCTTAGCAAAGGAGCATCGCACTACAAGCTAGCTGCCGATAAAGCGCTTGAAGTGATTACTTACGCCAATGCGAATCCCGGTACGATCAACCTATTTACGACCTATTACGATGTCCATAGCGAAAGTACCGAGAACCGTATAGAACATCTGTTCCAACTCCAGTATAACACGACTGTAGCTGGTAATCCAATGGACAATTTCTACCCGAACTTTAAACCAGTAACCTATAACGGTCCTGGTGGAACGGGTAGCTCAGTTCCAGTGCCTAGTTTTTACAATTCATATGAACCAGGCGATTTGCGGGCTAAAGATCAGGCTGGCTATTTTTATACCACCTACTATACCAACGGGAACGGGGCACCATTTGCTTTAGGAGCGCCTTATGTGTTCAAGCACTTCAACCGGACCTCAAACGGTACGTCGGGCGTGGCGGGTTCTCGGCAGAACAACCTGAACGTGCCACAGATTCGTTACGCCGAAACGCTGTTAATTTATGCCGAAGCGCAAAACGAAGTAGGTGGACCAACGCAGGCCGCTTATGATGCAATGAAGCGTATTCGTGATCGTGCTACACTGACGACACCTGCTTTGGGTACCTACACCCAGGCTACGTTCCGGGAAGCCGTTTGGCGGGAGCGCTGGCACGAACTGTGCTACGAGCAGATCACCTGGTTTGATATGGTTCGTCTACGGAAAGTGTACAACGATAAAACCAATGGTTTCGATGCTTTCGTTGGACACATAAATCCTAGTTCAAATAATCAGCCTTTGCAGGAAAAGCATCTGCTGCTTCCTATTCCTAGGCAGGAATTGTTAAATAACCCCAATCTGAAAACTCAGAATCCGGGTTACCCAGGTGTTTAA
- a CDS encoding AraC family transcriptional regulator: protein MKLQFEKIEPEAGSSFRVIHNTEPETCRVYWHYHPEYEIVYIPFGNGQRRVGTNVSCYELGELAFIGPNLPHLNFSYGKEGQYEEIVVQMRDDFMGESFLQKPELAAVKRLFERGHTGLTFGAGTKQQVGPWLEELPGQPPFERFLTLLRVLHELADAPDAEPLHANGVRFDLNPKEQDRINRVCQYVELHYAEPIDMNTVADLASLTVPAFCRYFKRMTHLTFTDFVNEYRVNQARRLLYSARTVADVGFAVGFNNLSHFNKTFRAITGQTPSAYRKALVG, encoded by the coding sequence ATGAAACTTCAATTCGAAAAAATAGAACCCGAGGCTGGAAGTTCCTTTCGGGTGATTCATAATACAGAGCCGGAAACCTGTCGTGTATACTGGCACTATCATCCAGAGTATGAAATCGTATACATTCCATTTGGTAACGGCCAACGACGGGTAGGCACAAATGTATCCTGTTATGAACTAGGTGAACTGGCATTTATCGGCCCTAATTTACCACACCTCAATTTCAGCTATGGTAAAGAAGGTCAATATGAGGAAATTGTGGTGCAAATGCGCGACGATTTTATGGGAGAATCATTTCTGCAAAAACCAGAATTAGCTGCCGTCAAACGATTGTTTGAGCGAGGGCATACAGGTCTGACATTTGGTGCCGGTACTAAACAGCAGGTAGGGCCGTGGTTGGAGGAATTGCCCGGCCAGCCACCCTTTGAGCGTTTCCTGACACTGCTACGGGTATTACATGAACTGGCTGATGCTCCCGACGCGGAACCCCTGCATGCCAATGGTGTTCGGTTCGATCTGAACCCGAAGGAGCAGGACCGTATCAATCGGGTTTGTCAGTATGTGGAACTGCATTATGCCGAACCTATAGATATGAATACCGTAGCTGATCTGGCCAGCCTTACAGTGCCGGCCTTTTGCCGGTATTTCAAACGCATGACTCACCTCACGTTTACAGATTTTGTTAACGAATACCGGGTTAATCAGGCCCGTCGACTGTTATATTCAGCCAGGACAGTGGCGGATGTGGGATTTGCCGTAGGGTTCAACAACCTATCCCATTTCAACAAGACATTTCGCGCCATAACGGGCCAAACGCCAAGTGCTTATCGGAAAGCGTTGGTAGGGTAA
- the msrA gene encoding peptide-methionine (S)-S-oxide reductase MsrA: protein MKRIHLYALSLLLLAGCAQGQSKDYTPAKLPALKPGEAVATFAGGCFWALEEGMNQLKGVREVISGYAGGNVKNPTYEQVGTDETGHAESVQVYYDPKVISYSQLLDAFFAGHDPTTLNRQGPDVGRDYRSVAFYRTPEEKAEIMEAIKRTNESKHYANRVVTEVTPITVFYPAENYHQNYFALHPNQPYIQSVSLPKVEKLRKAMVGHLKNNTALTMID, encoded by the coding sequence ATGAAACGAATTCATTTATATGCGCTTAGTCTGCTCCTGCTGGCAGGTTGCGCACAAGGTCAGTCAAAAGACTATACGCCCGCTAAACTCCCTGCCCTCAAACCCGGTGAGGCCGTTGCTACTTTTGCCGGTGGCTGCTTCTGGGCTTTGGAAGAAGGCATGAACCAACTCAAAGGCGTCCGGGAAGTGATTTCGGGTTATGCCGGTGGTAACGTTAAAAATCCAACCTACGAACAGGTAGGAACCGACGAAACCGGCCATGCCGAATCGGTGCAGGTCTATTACGATCCGAAAGTAATTAGCTATTCTCAATTGCTGGATGCCTTTTTTGCGGGTCACGACCCCACCACGCTAAACCGTCAGGGGCCCGATGTTGGTCGAGATTATCGGTCGGTTGCATTCTACCGAACCCCGGAAGAAAAAGCTGAAATTATGGAAGCGATCAAGCGTACGAATGAATCGAAACATTACGCGAATCGCGTAGTAACAGAAGTGACGCCGATTACTGTTTTCTATCCGGCCGAAAATTATCACCAGAATTATTTCGCGCTGCATCCTAACCAGCCGTACATACAGAGCGTATCCTTACCAAAGGTTGAAAAACTACGAAAAGCTATGGTTGGTCATCTTAAAAATAATACAGCGTTAACTATGATTGATTAG
- a CDS encoding MFS transporter yields the protein MNTTASLNRLNLNHFVQHLLAFFQNRQALAVGLVFACDSILFGSWVAHIPHVKEKLHLSDAELGLTLFAMPVGLLIMNPMTGWIIAKLGEARACFWSAVGITLAVCIPINAPNTVVMAFGLFLLGLSSALINVAMNTCATNVERTQGIAIMSSCHGMWSLGGLLGSGIAGAVIALHVSPQVHMGIMAGLVLLATFLLQPSLTAIPSSSRTESGEKAGSSFVRPNLDLFLMILIGLAVAMGEGVALDWSAVYLHETIGASSQIAALGFGAFSLTMTSLRFFGDAIIPRIGAKRWLQLGSLLAASGLVFAILLPYPPTALIGFALLGAGCSLGAPILYSASMRVPGIPPAAGLATFATFSFIGFLAGPPVIGFVSEAFGLYYGLGFVAIILLISAGLSRVVKLF from the coding sequence ATGAATACAACTGCTTCCTTAAATCGGCTCAACCTGAATCACTTTGTACAGCACCTGCTCGCATTTTTCCAGAATCGACAGGCGCTGGCTGTTGGATTAGTATTCGCTTGCGACAGCATCCTGTTTGGTAGCTGGGTGGCACACATTCCGCATGTAAAAGAAAAACTGCACCTTTCCGATGCTGAGCTGGGCCTGACACTTTTTGCCATGCCCGTTGGATTACTTATTATGAATCCAATGACGGGCTGGATAATTGCCAAGCTTGGTGAAGCACGCGCCTGTTTTTGGTCGGCGGTAGGAATAACGCTGGCCGTTTGTATTCCTATTAATGCGCCCAATACGGTCGTTATGGCTTTTGGCCTATTTTTATTGGGACTATCCAGCGCCCTCATTAACGTAGCCATGAATACCTGTGCTACAAATGTTGAGCGTACACAAGGTATTGCCATCATGTCGTCCTGTCATGGGATGTGGAGTTTGGGAGGCTTGCTCGGTTCTGGTATAGCTGGTGCTGTGATTGCGCTCCATGTATCGCCCCAAGTGCATATGGGGATTATGGCTGGTCTGGTACTGCTCGCTACATTTCTCCTTCAGCCATCTCTAACTGCTATTCCCTCAAGTAGCCGAACCGAATCGGGAGAGAAAGCAGGCTCTTCGTTTGTTCGGCCCAATCTGGATTTATTCCTAATGATTTTAATTGGGCTGGCCGTGGCCATGGGCGAAGGCGTAGCACTGGACTGGAGCGCCGTGTACTTACACGAAACGATTGGTGCCAGCAGCCAGATTGCGGCTTTAGGCTTTGGCGCTTTTTCATTAACAATGACCAGCTTACGCTTTTTTGGTGACGCCATCATTCCCAGAATCGGTGCGAAACGCTGGCTTCAGTTGGGGAGTTTACTGGCTGCATCGGGCCTTGTCTTCGCAATACTTCTGCCCTATCCGCCAACGGCACTGATCGGGTTTGCCTTGCTGGGCGCTGGGTGTTCATTAGGCGCGCCCATTCTCTATAGTGCGTCTATGCGCGTACCGGGTATTCCGCCAGCCGCCGGTCTGGCTACGTTTGCTACGTTTAGTTTTATCGGCTTCCTGGCAGGTCCACCCGTTATTGGGTTCGTATCCGAAGCCTTTGGTCTTTATTATGGGCTGGGATTTGTAGCTATTATTTTACTGATTTCGGCAGGATTATCACGCGTAGTAAAACTGTTTTAA
- a CDS encoding ThuA domain-containing protein: MKIRFVNYFPRVLIVSFLFVGLSYSTFGQLNKPRFRVVAIAEKNGGVHAPFVAEAKKWLDQLALENKFTIDYIDNTEPINDAFLANYQLFIQLNYPPYMWTDTAKEAFQKYIVEGKGGGWIGFHHASLLGEFDGYQMWPWFSEFMGGIRYKNYIATFAKATVQVEAKNHQCLKGVPATFEVEKEEWYTYNKSPRPNVKVLATVDEATYEPDSKIKMGGDHPVIWSNEHMKARNVYIFMGHHPGLFKNDAFVKIFRNAIFWGAEKGKQ, from the coding sequence ATGAAAATCCGTTTCGTAAACTATTTTCCTCGCGTTCTTATAGTCAGTTTTTTATTCGTTGGATTAAGCTACTCCACGTTTGGGCAACTAAATAAACCTCGATTTCGGGTTGTGGCTATTGCCGAAAAGAACGGGGGCGTTCATGCGCCTTTTGTGGCCGAAGCAAAAAAATGGTTAGATCAGCTCGCTTTAGAAAACAAGTTTACGATTGATTATATCGATAATACCGAACCGATCAATGATGCTTTTCTGGCGAATTACCAGTTATTTATTCAGCTGAATTACCCGCCTTACATGTGGACGGATACCGCTAAAGAAGCGTTTCAGAAATACATCGTAGAAGGAAAAGGAGGTGGGTGGATTGGTTTTCACCACGCGTCCTTACTGGGTGAGTTTGATGGCTACCAGATGTGGCCCTGGTTTTCAGAATTTATGGGTGGCATTCGTTACAAGAACTACATCGCCACTTTTGCGAAAGCAACCGTTCAGGTAGAAGCAAAAAACCATCAGTGTCTGAAAGGAGTACCCGCCACATTTGAAGTGGAGAAAGAAGAATGGTATACTTATAACAAGAGTCCACGCCCGAATGTGAAGGTGCTGGCTACTGTTGACGAAGCAACTTATGAACCAGATTCAAAGATAAAAATGGGGGGCGATCACCCCGTGATCTGGTCAAACGAACACATGAAGGCCCGGAATGTCTACATCTTCATGGGGCATCATCCTGGTCTGTTTAAGAATGACGCGTTTGTGAAAATCTTTCGGAATGCTATTTTCTGGGGAGCAGAGAAAGGTAAACAATAA